One window of Methylococcus sp. EFPC2 genomic DNA carries:
- the recG gene encoding ATP-dependent DNA helicase RecG: MAAPKALDGLPVTALKGVGERVRQLLDKLHLHSVQDLLFHLPLRYEDRSYLTPIGGLQTGVHAQVEGRVELSEVTAKGRRALVCRVADGSGLLNLRFFHFTAAQMGKLSRGARVRCYGEPREGYYGLEMVHPDWQVLAEGEDHPLGHTLTPIYPLTEGLHQKSLRRLIEQALDLALNSSGLVDLLPPELLAQQGLPSLPEALRQLHRPPARATLASLKTAQQRLAFEELLAHHLSLSRLRSRARLRRAPALDLPAREAQRFRASLPFPLTAAQTRVIAEILADLATEHPMMRLVQGDVGSGKTVVAAHAALAALASGCQVAVMAPTELLAEQHHRSFSQWLNPLGVEVAFLAGKHKGAVRRGVLEEIAHGSAGVIVGTHALFQETVEFRRLGLIVIDEQHRFGVHQRLALREKGARDGRYPHQLIMTATPIPRTLAMLGYADLDVSVIDELPPGRTPVKTTVLPATRRPDIIARIADWVRSGRQVYWVCTLIEESELLQCEAAEKAAVALAEALPNVRCALIHGRMKPAEKDAVMSAFKAGESDLLVATTVIEVGVDVPNAGLMVIENPERLGLAQLHQLRGRVGRGPGDSHCVLMYQPPLSASAQSRLATLRETGDGFVIAERDLELRGPGELMGVRQTGQVQFRVADLLRDGAMLERVKSSAETLLDENPERVQLLLRRWLAQGEQYVEV; encoded by the coding sequence GTGGCCGCGCCCAAGGCTTTGGACGGCCTGCCGGTCACGGCCCTCAAGGGCGTGGGGGAGCGGGTGCGGCAGCTATTGGACAAGCTGCATCTGCACTCCGTCCAGGATCTATTGTTCCACCTGCCGCTGCGTTACGAAGACCGCAGCTACCTCACGCCGATAGGCGGATTGCAGACCGGCGTGCATGCTCAGGTCGAAGGCCGCGTCGAGTTGAGCGAGGTGACGGCCAAGGGGCGCCGCGCCTTGGTCTGCCGCGTCGCCGACGGCAGCGGTCTGCTCAACCTGCGCTTTTTCCATTTCACCGCCGCCCAGATGGGCAAGTTGTCGCGCGGCGCGCGTGTGCGCTGTTACGGTGAGCCGCGCGAGGGTTATTACGGCCTGGAGATGGTGCACCCCGATTGGCAAGTCCTGGCCGAAGGCGAGGATCATCCGCTCGGCCATACGCTGACGCCCATCTATCCGCTTACCGAGGGCTTGCACCAGAAGAGTCTGCGCCGACTGATCGAGCAGGCGCTCGATCTCGCGCTGAACTCCAGCGGGCTGGTCGACTTGCTTCCGCCGGAATTGCTGGCCCAGCAGGGGCTGCCGTCATTACCGGAAGCCTTGCGCCAGTTGCACCGCCCACCGGCGCGGGCCACTCTGGCTAGCTTGAAAACCGCGCAGCAGCGTCTGGCTTTCGAGGAACTGCTGGCGCATCACCTCAGCCTCAGCCGCTTGCGGTCCCGTGCACGCTTGCGCCGGGCGCCCGCCCTGGATTTGCCGGCACGCGAGGCGCAACGGTTTCGCGCGAGCCTACCGTTTCCGTTGACCGCGGCGCAAACGCGGGTCATTGCCGAGATCCTGGCCGATCTCGCCACCGAACATCCCATGATGCGGCTGGTGCAGGGCGATGTGGGCTCCGGCAAGACCGTGGTCGCCGCGCATGCCGCCCTGGCCGCCCTGGCCTCCGGCTGTCAGGTCGCCGTCATGGCGCCGACCGAACTCCTGGCCGAACAGCATCACCGCAGTTTTTCGCAGTGGCTCAATCCGCTGGGCGTCGAGGTTGCCTTTCTGGCGGGCAAGCACAAGGGTGCGGTGCGGCGCGGCGTGCTGGAAGAGATCGCGCATGGCAGTGCCGGCGTGATCGTCGGTACCCACGCCTTGTTTCAGGAAACAGTGGAGTTTCGCCGGCTGGGACTGATCGTGATCGACGAGCAGCATCGCTTCGGAGTGCATCAACGCTTGGCCTTGCGCGAGAAGGGCGCGCGCGATGGTCGTTATCCCCACCAGCTCATCATGACCGCCACCCCCATCCCGCGCACCCTGGCCATGCTGGGTTATGCCGACCTGGACGTTTCCGTCATCGACGAACTGCCGCCCGGCCGCACCCCGGTCAAGACCACGGTGCTGCCCGCCACGCGCAGACCGGACATCATCGCGCGCATCGCCGATTGGGTGCGCAGCGGCCGGCAGGTCTACTGGGTGTGCACGCTGATCGAGGAATCCGAGCTGCTGCAGTGCGAAGCCGCGGAAAAGGCCGCCGTGGCTCTGGCCGAGGCTTTGCCGAACGTACGCTGCGCTTTGATACACGGGCGTATGAAGCCCGCGGAAAAAGACGCGGTGATGAGTGCATTCAAGGCGGGCGAATCCGATCTGCTGGTGGCGACCACGGTGATCGAAGTCGGCGTCGATGTGCCCAACGCCGGCCTGATGGTGATCGAAAATCCCGAACGCCTGGGTCTGGCCCAGTTGCATCAGTTGCGCGGCCGCGTGGGGCGCGGGCCGGGCGACAGTCATTGCGTGCTGATGTATCAGCCGCCGCTATCGGCCTCGGCCCAGTCGCGCCTGGCCACCTTGCGGGAAACCGGCGACGGTTTCGTGATCGCCGAACGCGATCTCGAACTGCGCGGTCCCGGCGAATTGATGGGCGTGCGGCAGACCGGCCAGGTGCAGTTTCGTGTTGCCGACCTGCTGCGCGACGGCGCGATGCTGGAGCGGGTCAAATCCTCGGCGGAAACCCTGCTCGATGAAAATCCGGAGCGCGTCCAATTGCTGTTGCGCCGCTGGCTGGCGCAGGGGGAGCAGTACGTGGAGGTATGA
- a CDS encoding FecR domain-containing protein, with protein MATLAREHPMRWKQQQSPATKPRRLISPYLSLVSLLVPAFALSAPCEHPVARLVAFQGEAEEQAVGTDRWTKSAPERSFCAGDRIRTGEHSRATLELANKTYLSLEQRTTIVFSGLKPHEPSWLDLVKGAIYLRSRTPSSLDIRTPFINAAIKGTEFLVESDDQQGQVSVLEGRIEASNPRGSVLLTAGQSAIGRIGAAPQRKILLTPRDAVHWALYYPPVLDTAELRRLSPAAAHFYEDGDTAAALAALGASDASTIARSALLLEVGRADEASALLDTLPMGSPHRDAALPLQSVIALARNDKTHARTLAEQATVRLPRSPAAWTALSYVEQSEFRLEQALDSAHKASELTPENARALARQAELTAALGRASEARQLTERAVSFNPHLARAWVLRGLAQLNEGDIAQAEATLQEAARLDSADPLAHFGLGLAKIRRGRLDDGTAELEIAASLDPNDALSRSYLGKAYFEQKNAKVAATELEIAKQLDPLDPTPWFYDAIRKQTVNRPVEALQDMQQATRLNGNRAVYRSKQLLDSDLAARSAAQGRIYNDLGFGQRALVEGWKSVNADPGDYSAHRLLADNYANLPNHELARVSELLQSQLLQPLNVTPLQPHLAERNLAIAPGSGPSQSSFNEFNPMFLRNGFNLQTSGVVGSNDTYGDEVVHSGLWNNFSYSLGQFHHETDGFRPNNRVSQDIYNAFFQGNLTPDLNVQAEYRHRGISHGDLLYKFDLFDSANNRLDPLYSRKLESDTYRVGARYTLTPQSQFIASGIYRSENEALEASSYLPPPTAPTVQFNSPNRGYMVEGQYLFSSHYLDLNVGGGYHENRTHSDATPLDFFGFPIDLSRPAATVSQGTAYVYSHIHAPQQVTWTLGGSLNTYDDKQFAQRFNLLNPKVGVSWDITPSTTLRAAAFRTLKRSLLTDQTIEPTQIAGFNQLFDDLSGTKAWRYGVGLDQKFGAGLFGGVEVSRRDRAALLNNPDDPGYRYVPDRETLYRAYASWAPSAELALNLAYRLEVFDRHNMSFPNEPDTRTHSAPLTVNYFHPAGWLAHLTTTYVNQTARVNGTFLVPAVDGKPELHDEFVLLDAGLGYRLPGRHGMLRFDVNNLLGQKFSYFGPAYRTGHEERPLFYPERTFTARFTLAF; from the coding sequence ATGGCCACTCTCGCCCGGGAGCATCCGATGCGCTGGAAACAGCAACAAAGTCCTGCCACCAAACCGCGCCGCTTGATAAGCCCATATTTATCACTCGTTTCCCTGCTGGTTCCCGCCTTTGCGCTATCGGCGCCTTGCGAACACCCGGTCGCCCGCTTGGTGGCCTTTCAGGGCGAGGCAGAGGAACAAGCCGTGGGTACCGACCGCTGGACCAAATCCGCGCCGGAGCGATCTTTTTGCGCCGGCGACCGCATCCGCACCGGCGAACACAGCCGCGCCACCCTGGAGCTCGCCAACAAGACCTACCTCTCGCTGGAACAGCGGACCACCATCGTATTTTCCGGCCTCAAGCCGCACGAACCGTCCTGGCTCGATCTGGTGAAAGGCGCCATCTATCTGCGCAGCCGTACCCCCAGCAGCCTGGATATCCGCACGCCTTTCATCAACGCCGCGATCAAGGGAACCGAATTCCTGGTGGAAAGCGATGACCAGCAGGGCCAAGTCAGCGTGCTCGAAGGCCGCATCGAGGCCTCCAACCCGCGGGGCAGCGTGCTATTGACAGCCGGGCAGAGCGCCATCGGCCGCATCGGTGCGGCACCGCAGCGCAAGATACTGCTGACCCCACGCGACGCCGTACACTGGGCCTTGTATTACCCGCCCGTATTGGATACGGCCGAACTGCGCCGTCTCTCACCCGCCGCCGCCCATTTTTACGAGGACGGAGACACCGCCGCCGCGCTGGCCGCACTGGGTGCATCCGACGCATCGACAATCGCCAGATCCGCCCTGTTGCTGGAAGTCGGCCGGGCCGACGAGGCGAGCGCGCTGCTCGATACCTTGCCCATGGGGAGTCCGCACCGCGACGCGGCGCTGCCTCTGCAATCGGTCATCGCGCTGGCCCGCAACGACAAAACCCATGCGCGCACCCTGGCCGAGCAGGCCACGGTCCGCCTCCCACGCTCACCGGCCGCCTGGACCGCCTTGTCCTACGTGGAACAGTCCGAATTCCGCCTCGAACAAGCGCTGGATAGCGCCCACAAGGCCAGCGAACTGACGCCCGAAAACGCCCGTGCGTTGGCCCGGCAGGCCGAATTGACGGCCGCCTTGGGCCGGGCCTCCGAGGCTAGGCAGTTGACCGAACGGGCGGTGAGCTTCAACCCGCACCTGGCCCGCGCCTGGGTGCTGCGCGGATTGGCGCAATTGAACGAAGGCGACATCGCTCAGGCCGAAGCCACCCTCCAGGAAGCCGCGCGCCTGGACTCGGCCGATCCACTCGCTCATTTCGGGCTGGGGTTGGCGAAAATACGCCGGGGCCGACTCGATGACGGTACGGCGGAGTTGGAAATCGCCGCCAGCCTCGATCCGAACGACGCGCTCAGCCGCAGCTATCTGGGCAAGGCCTATTTCGAACAGAAAAACGCCAAGGTCGCCGCGACGGAACTCGAAATCGCCAAACAACTGGATCCGCTCGATCCGACCCCCTGGTTCTACGACGCCATCCGCAAGCAGACCGTGAACCGGCCGGTGGAAGCCTTGCAGGACATGCAGCAGGCGACCCGACTCAACGGCAATCGCGCCGTCTATCGTTCCAAACAACTGCTGGACAGCGATCTCGCCGCCCGCAGCGCGGCACAAGGCCGCATCTACAACGACCTGGGCTTCGGCCAGCGCGCCCTGGTGGAAGGCTGGAAATCGGTGAACGCCGATCCCGGCGACTATTCCGCACACCGCCTGCTGGCGGACAATTACGCCAACCTGCCCAACCACGAACTGGCCCGGGTCAGCGAACTGCTGCAGTCCCAGTTGCTGCAGCCTCTCAACGTGACGCCCTTACAACCCCATCTGGCGGAACGCAATCTGGCGATTGCTCCGGGTTCCGGTCCTTCGCAGAGCAGCTTCAACGAATTCAATCCGATGTTTCTGCGCAACGGCTTCAATCTGCAAACGTCCGGCGTGGTGGGCAGCAACGACACTTACGGCGACGAAGTGGTGCATTCCGGGTTGTGGAACAACTTCTCCTACAGCCTGGGCCAGTTCCACCACGAGACCGACGGCTTCCGCCCAAACAACCGGGTCAGCCAGGACATCTACAATGCCTTCTTTCAGGGGAACCTGACGCCTGATTTGAACGTCCAGGCCGAATACCGCCACCGTGGCATCAGCCACGGCGACCTGCTTTACAAGTTCGACTTGTTCGACTCGGCCAACAACAGGCTCGATCCTTTGTATAGCCGCAAGCTGGAAAGCGATACTTACCGTGTCGGAGCGCGTTACACGCTTACGCCGCAGTCGCAATTCATCGCTTCCGGCATCTATCGTTCGGAGAACGAAGCCTTGGAGGCATCCTCTTACTTACCGCCCCCCACGGCTCCGACAGTTCAGTTCAATTCGCCGAACCGCGGCTACATGGTCGAAGGCCAGTATCTCTTCAGTAGCCATTATCTCGATTTGAATGTCGGCGGCGGCTATCACGAAAACCGGACGCATAGCGATGCCACGCCGCTGGACTTCTTCGGTTTTCCCATCGATCTTTCCCGCCCGGCGGCGACGGTCAGCCAGGGAACCGCTTACGTTTATTCCCATATTCATGCGCCGCAGCAAGTAACCTGGACCCTGGGCGGCAGCCTCAACACCTACGACGACAAGCAGTTCGCCCAGCGGTTCAATCTGCTCAACCCGAAAGTCGGCGTGAGCTGGGACATCACCCCCTCGACCACCCTGAGGGCCGCGGCCTTCCGCACCCTCAAGCGTTCCCTGCTAACCGACCAGACCATAGAACCCACCCAGATCGCCGGGTTCAACCAGTTGTTCGACGACCTGAGCGGCACCAAGGCCTGGCGTTACGGGGTGGGACTGGACCAGAAATTCGGCGCCGGCCTGTTCGGCGGCGTGGAAGTGTCCCGCAGGGACAGAGCGGCGCTGCTGAACAATCCCGACGACCCCGGCTACCGCTACGTGCCGGACCGGGAAACCCTCTACCGAGCCTATGCGAGCTGGGCGCCCTCGGCGGAACTGGCCCTGAACCTGGCCTACCGGCTCGAGGTCTTCGACCGGCACAACATGAGCTTTCCTAACGAACCCGACACTCGCACCCACTCCGCGCCCCTGACAGTCAACTATTTCCACCCCGCCGGCTGGCTGGCCCATCTGACCACGACTTACGTCAACCAGACCGCCCGGGTGAACGGGACCTTCCTCGTCCCGGCGGTAGACGGCAAACCCGAACTTCACGACGAATTCGTGCTGCTGGATGCGGGGCTGGGCTACCGCCTGCCCGGACGCCACGGTATGCTCCGGTTCGACGTGAACAACCTGCTCGGCCAGAAATTCTCTTATTTCGGCCCAGCCTACCGCACGGGCCACGAAGAAAGGCCTCTTTTCTATCCGGAAAGAACCTTCACGGCCCGCTTCACCCTCGCGTTTTAA
- a CDS encoding CHASE2 domain-containing protein, whose translation MKAWSWLSSSLRRNLWGLALGLTTALLGLTPHAILLEESLGLDLLFALRGARTPPEQVATLAIDRASALDLQAPDDPGQWPRELHAEALRRLKAAGAEIAVFDIVFGEPRDAQDAVLARAMNETGISVLATLLKLKHVQGDAYAEIQESPAPTLGAAALGTGPFLLAQGPETIRFLPWHGEREDQPTLPLLAVQHYLRHAETGSARSAAQEGWSDVLSNRGPRFFDHYGPAGSIRRLSYSRLLRAEAGELPDLRGKVVVVGYAEDFQPETSLQFSPFSWVSSLELTATAIANLLENRAPRPLLGTGGQAAFLFVLGVALGVLARRARMSRCVLVVTLSVAAYTGLAGVLFGLEGLILPLILPLLWLTPLTLLGGLIGNYRRRTREHRQIHAAIRRFIPVEVASRLIHPEGRQDWDGRLCYGICLASDAGQYTALAERTEPMALGQLMNAYYARLFPLVTAHGGRVSDVQGDAMMALWIGAEDDVELHRSALSAALAMQNVIEDFEREHGIHLPLRIGLNCGPMRVGFVGAHEHGEYRAVGDTVNTAARLEALNKVLGTRVLASDWLLYACGDHPSRSLGRFLLAGKTQPVAVREVLPSAVELGTLDNGPEFAQALTLFQDELWEEAWTAFDALADRFPADGPVRFFRDAARARVLNPQAESIVRIDKPLILQHKSI comes from the coding sequence ATGAAAGCATGGTCATGGCTTTCGAGTTCGCTCAGGCGCAATTTGTGGGGCCTTGCCTTGGGCCTGACGACGGCGTTGCTGGGGCTGACCCCTCACGCCATCCTGCTGGAAGAGTCGCTGGGACTGGATCTGCTATTCGCTTTGCGAGGTGCGAGAACGCCCCCGGAACAGGTTGCGACCCTGGCGATCGACCGGGCATCCGCTTTGGACTTGCAGGCACCCGACGATCCCGGCCAGTGGCCCCGCGAGCTCCATGCGGAAGCGTTGCGGCGGCTAAAAGCGGCGGGTGCGGAAATCGCCGTGTTCGATATCGTCTTCGGTGAGCCGCGCGATGCCCAGGACGCCGTGCTGGCCCGGGCGATGAACGAGACCGGTATCTCCGTGCTGGCCACCTTGCTCAAGCTCAAGCATGTGCAGGGGGACGCTTATGCGGAAATTCAGGAGTCCCCGGCCCCGACACTGGGCGCAGCCGCTCTGGGTACGGGGCCCTTCCTGCTGGCTCAGGGCCCCGAAACGATCCGCTTCCTGCCCTGGCACGGGGAGCGCGAAGATCAGCCCACGTTGCCCCTGTTGGCCGTGCAGCATTACCTGCGGCACGCCGAAACGGGCTCGGCGCGGAGTGCGGCCCAAGAGGGTTGGAGTGACGTCCTTTCCAACCGGGGACCTCGCTTTTTCGATCACTACGGCCCCGCCGGCTCCATCCGGCGGCTGTCCTATTCGCGCCTGCTGAGAGCCGAAGCCGGCGAATTGCCCGATTTGCGCGGCAAGGTGGTGGTGGTGGGTTATGCGGAGGATTTTCAGCCCGAAACCAGCCTGCAGTTTTCGCCCTTTTCATGGGTCAGTTCATTGGAACTGACCGCAACGGCGATCGCGAACCTGCTGGAGAATCGCGCCCCGCGCCCCTTGCTGGGCACCGGCGGTCAGGCCGCTTTTCTGTTCGTCCTGGGCGTTGCGCTGGGAGTTTTGGCGCGGCGCGCGCGCATGTCGCGCTGCGTTCTGGTCGTCACCCTGTCCGTCGCGGCGTACACCGGCCTCGCGGGCGTGCTTTTCGGACTTGAAGGGCTGATCCTTCCGCTGATATTGCCGCTACTCTGGCTTACGCCGCTGACGCTGCTCGGCGGCCTGATCGGCAATTACCGGCGCCGAACCCGCGAGCATCGTCAAATCCATGCCGCCATACGCCGATTCATTCCCGTGGAAGTGGCGAGCCGCCTGATCCATCCGGAAGGCCGGCAGGACTGGGACGGACGGCTTTGTTACGGAATCTGTCTGGCCAGCGACGCCGGCCAATATACCGCGCTGGCGGAGAGGACCGAACCCATGGCGCTGGGCCAGCTGATGAACGCCTATTACGCCCGCTTGTTTCCGCTGGTCACAGCCCACGGCGGCCGCGTTTCCGACGTGCAGGGCGATGCCATGATGGCGCTCTGGATCGGCGCGGAAGACGATGTCGAATTGCACCGCAGCGCTCTCAGCGCGGCCCTGGCGATGCAGAACGTCATCGAAGATTTCGAACGGGAGCACGGCATTCATCTTCCGCTGCGCATAGGATTGAACTGCGGACCGATGCGGGTCGGGTTTGTCGGCGCACACGAACACGGGGAATACCGGGCCGTGGGCGATACGGTCAATACGGCCGCCCGCCTGGAGGCCTTGAACAAAGTGCTCGGTACTCGCGTGCTGGCCTCCGACTGGTTGTTGTATGCCTGTGGGGACCATCCGTCCCGATCCCTGGGACGATTTCTTCTGGCCGGCAAGACGCAACCGGTGGCGGTTCGCGAGGTGCTGCCGTCTGCCGTGGAACTGGGCACCCTGGACAACGGCCCGGAATTTGCCCAGGCCTTGACGCTATTCCAGGACGAACTCTGGGAGGAAGCCTGGACCGCCTTCGACGCGCTCGCGGACCGCTTCCCCGCGGACGGGCCGGTGCGATTTTTTCGCGATGCGGCCCGTGCGCGCGTTCTCAATCCCCAAGCCGAATCCATCGTCCGCATCGACAAGCCGTTGATACTGCAGCACAAGTCGATTTGA
- a CDS encoding UDP-2,3-diacylglucosamine diphosphatase, protein MTLHHRTLWISDVHLGTRGCKDEYLLDFLRHNDCERLYLVGDIVDFWKLKNGFYWPARHNEIVRAVLEKAARGTEVIYIPGNHDEIFRGYIGTTFNGVEIRERAIHRTADGRHLLVLHGDEFDGVVCSSRWLAVLGSEAYDLLLVVNRWFNHGRRLLGFPYWSMSAYIKHKVKNAVSFIFDFEKALMHAAEEEKLDGVVCGHIHHAAMHTLDNGITYCNTGDWVESCTALAESSAGELTVIRWVEESARLLEEHTLENCPDNGRLAPTS, encoded by the coding sequence ATGACACTCCATCACCGGACCCTCTGGATCTCCGACGTGCATCTCGGCACGCGCGGCTGTAAGGATGAATATCTGCTCGACTTCCTGCGCCACAACGACTGCGAGCGGCTCTACCTGGTCGGCGACATCGTCGATTTCTGGAAGCTGAAGAACGGGTTTTACTGGCCCGCCCGGCACAACGAGATCGTACGTGCGGTCCTCGAAAAGGCTGCGCGCGGCACCGAGGTCATCTACATCCCCGGCAATCACGACGAGATCTTCCGCGGTTATATCGGCACCACCTTCAACGGCGTCGAAATCCGCGAGCGTGCAATCCATCGAACCGCCGACGGGCGCCACCTCCTCGTATTGCACGGCGACGAATTCGACGGGGTGGTGTGCTCTAGCCGCTGGCTGGCGGTCCTGGGCAGCGAGGCATATGACCTGCTGCTGGTGGTCAATCGCTGGTTCAACCATGGCCGCCGTCTGCTCGGATTCCCCTATTGGTCCATGTCGGCCTACATCAAACACAAGGTCAAAAACGCCGTCAGCTTCATCTTCGATTTCGAAAAGGCGCTCATGCACGCCGCCGAGGAAGAGAAACTGGACGGGGTGGTCTGCGGCCACATCCATCACGCCGCCATGCATACCCTGGACAACGGCATCACTTACTGCAACACCGGCGATTGGGTGGAAAGCTGCACGGCGCTCGCCGAGAGCTCCGCCGGCGAGCTGACTGTCATCCGTTGGGTGGAAGAAAGCGCTCGATTACTGGAGGAACACACGCTTGAAAATTGCCCTGATAACGGACGCCTGGCGCCCACAAGTTAA
- a CDS encoding glycosyltransferase family 1 protein: MKIALITDAWRPQVNGVVTTLTRNCEQLKARGHIVELFTPDRFRNWPCPGYQEIRLALGCGRKLHRMLDEFQPDAVHIATEGPLGLAARGYCRSRGFPFTTSFHTRFAEYVNVRSGIPVGWIYRLLRWFHNGAERTMTATPALIEELKGRGFKNPVLWSRGVDTALFKPLAKPDRQEPVFLYAGRVAIEKNIDAFLSLDLPGRKVVVGDGPQRAELESKYPAVRFVGYRFGQELAEEIAAADVFVFPSKTDTFGLVMLEALACGVPVAALPVQGPVDVILSDKVGRLHDDLCKAALAALDLRPEDCRAYAMNYSWENCAGQFESHLAPISRTVIRPTAWWQRHSGGRSST, from the coding sequence TTGAAAATTGCCCTGATAACGGACGCCTGGCGCCCACAAGTTAACGGTGTCGTCACCACGCTGACGCGGAACTGCGAGCAGCTAAAAGCGCGCGGACATATCGTCGAGCTGTTCACGCCAGACCGCTTCCGCAACTGGCCATGCCCCGGTTACCAGGAGATTCGCCTCGCGTTGGGCTGCGGGCGCAAGCTGCACCGTATGCTCGACGAATTCCAGCCGGATGCCGTCCACATCGCCACCGAGGGGCCTTTGGGGCTTGCGGCGCGCGGCTATTGCCGCTCGCGCGGCTTTCCCTTTACGACGTCGTTCCATACGCGCTTCGCCGAATACGTCAACGTGCGTAGCGGCATACCGGTGGGCTGGATTTACCGGCTTTTGCGTTGGTTCCACAACGGTGCCGAGCGCACGATGACCGCGACCCCGGCCTTGATCGAAGAGCTGAAAGGGCGGGGCTTCAAGAACCCGGTCCTGTGGTCGCGGGGGGTCGATACGGCCTTGTTCAAGCCGCTGGCCAAACCGGACAGGCAGGAGCCGGTTTTTCTTTACGCCGGTCGCGTCGCCATTGAAAAAAATATCGACGCTTTCCTGTCCCTGGATCTACCGGGCCGCAAGGTCGTGGTCGGCGATGGCCCGCAGCGGGCGGAACTGGAATCCAAATACCCGGCCGTTCGTTTCGTCGGTTACCGATTCGGCCAGGAGTTGGCGGAAGAAATCGCGGCGGCCGATGTTTTCGTTTTCCCCAGCAAGACCGACACTTTCGGCCTGGTGATGCTGGAGGCCCTGGCTTGCGGCGTCCCGGTGGCCGCGCTGCCGGTGCAGGGGCCGGTCGATGTGATACTCAGCGACAAGGTGGGTCGCCTTCACGACGACCTGTGCAAAGCCGCCCTGGCCGCGCTGGATCTGAGGCCGGAAGATTGCCGCGCCTACGCCATGAACTATTCCTGGGAAAACTGCGCTGGCCAGTTCGAAAGCCATCTGGCGCCTATCTCCCGAACCGTCATTCGACCCACCGCCTGGTGGCAGCGTCATTCGGGCGGCCGGTCTTCGACCTGA
- a CDS encoding VPLPA-CTERM sorting domain-containing protein has protein sequence MNNIYKKFSWLLALAVFYSVSSDANTLYDSLGSAEDEALAVGVLGGDGKSEWVAHGFNTGNHGWDLGDITLNLNLPNGGAIATLAIYNGNPGQLGSTLVGTLSPLAALQNGHNTFAPAADIFLAPATTYWAKLSPSAGYLEWFGRTSGVLEGEIAVHLTNFDVTSSPSPLMLRIEGTPTLEAPVPIPAAVWLLGSGLAALFVARGRAKA, from the coding sequence ATGAATAACATATATAAGAAGTTTTCATGGCTATTGGCGTTGGCGGTTTTTTATTCCGTATCGTCAGATGCCAATACATTATATGACAGCCTAGGCAGCGCAGAGGATGAAGCTTTGGCCGTCGGCGTGTTGGGCGGCGACGGCAAGAGCGAATGGGTGGCACACGGCTTCAATACCGGCAACCATGGATGGGATTTGGGGGATATAACACTCAATCTGAATCTTCCTAATGGCGGGGCCATTGCAACCCTGGCCATATATAACGGAAATCCGGGACAGCTCGGATCAACATTGGTCGGAACGCTGTCTCCCCTCGCGGCCCTCCAAAACGGACACAACACATTTGCGCCGGCCGCCGATATATTCCTTGCCCCCGCCACGACTTACTGGGCCAAGTTGTCGCCCTCAGCCGGATACCTGGAATGGTTCGGAAGAACAAGTGGCGTTCTCGAAGGTGAAATTGCCGTTCATTTGACCAATTTCGACGTCACTAGCAGTCCTTCGCCATTAATGTTGCGCATAGAAGGAACGCCAACGCTAGAAGCGCCGGTTCCCATACCTGCGGCAGTGTGGCTGCTTGGATCGGGGCTAGCGGCATTGTTTGTCGCTAGGGGCAGGGCAAAAGCTTAG